The nucleotide sequence cttaacaggacacatgaccacaacacaagacacagatctctttttgatatacctcgtgtccatatcacactgtgtaaaaactctatgcacataaagggccccaaaatttggaattcattaccagaagatattaaagtaacccagtctgaaaatcaatttaagactcctttcaaaagccacttaatcatcctagactaaatgctaaatactcagtacacacatactcatatattcccacatcataacttcaacaatcactttgaaccttttatccattgttgacaggaatataatttgaATCacttttcacaaaaagcattttttgaatatatgaatatatcttttgttttatataaattagattcacttaaaattaataatctactgtacattattattataatcaaaggggaagcgctaaacccgtaggattatacagcgcccggggggggggggatgtggaaggcattcaggcttaattcggggaactggagcacagttccaattccctaaatcaagagcccctcaccaacatcaaggaaccttccatgaggggtctactgtacaactacgacataattcttagtgttaagtagtctgtaagccaataatgttaagtcggcccataatgcctaagcataatagaggctctctttgtattgcaacccattattgtcaATACAAAATCTCAGTGTAccatttgcaaagacataaataaataaaaataaaaataagagtGGAGGCACCCGACAGTCTGAGACTGGAGGGTGCCTCCACACTACTACTAGgaaaacttaccctacttctGTTGTTGCCATTGCAACATTGCACAACTcatgatgatgcactgagaagtatgaaagtacttgagctaaagatttccatcccccgtggcttgtcttgcatttactgttatgtatgataatgtaactgtatttatgtatgccTGAATAAACTACTTAACATCCAGAAGTCGAGCTCGATAcgacggtgccccgtggcctggtggcaaaagctctcgctcacactgtgagtgtccgggttcgattcctggtaatgggtacctgagtgttggtgGACTGTTGTGGGCCTCATCCCGGGACAAAATAACCTAAttcgcccgaaatgctctgcataacaaacggctttctatatagtacacaaataacccgcacataaaagagagaagcttacgacgacgattctgtccgacttggaccattgacaaagtcacactgtgactttgtcaatggtccaagtcggaccgaaacgtagtcgtaagcttctctcttttatgtgcgggttatttgtgtatcgttccagtcacggtattgtgccttattttattatttctatatagtagtatatcattgatgtcagctaggcctgtataccttgtacatgtacttgtataaataaagatattatattatgaagctgtcagtggccctaataAACCCAACGAACAAACAAGTATTGACTGTCAGTGGCcgtataaaccccaacaacaacaataatacttTATTGCATATTAATAAGTTTATTCGGACTTCTGCGCCAGCCTTCGTCGGGTATGgacgtctctctctcgcctgagtatcagtgacaaatttccCCCGTCCTCACTGGGACGCTTATCCTTGCTTATTTTGCCCGCCGGGCACTCCACAGGAGGGACACCTGTACATCCCCTTActtttagccagctccattttttccGCTCTGCGGATAATTCTTTATCGGTCTTTGGTGGGAAGCcagttactgaactcaggtgggagtgtgggcgtccctctctgctggggcttggcaaggtgatccaccggatctaattggaaacttaAGTTTCTGTCTCTgtttacaaaggaacttttgttaCTTTTCTCTCATCGTCCAGCCTTGGGCAACAATTTTTCCTCGTACCATCGAGAAGTCGGGCTCGATACAGCgtgtgctgtcagtggccctgataaacccaacaaagaaagaaagaaaggagtaagtttattcaggtacacataaatacagttacatagattatcatacatagcatcatatgtgtagaaaacccaggataacccaaaaaagtcaaagtgacttatttcaagTTTGATACTCAAGTTTAGACTTTTACGGGTGTCTtctagagcagtgtgtgtgtgaataaagtTAGCCTTAACCTAGTGAAGCTGGGTACTTATGGCTTAGTGcgctgcgctgtataacccttatgggtttagaacTTAGTTATGATTAATAATATGGCTtagtgttgtgggtcacatcattGGGAATTATAGTATTTATTGGGAAGCACtaagcccgtaggggtcataGTGCTGGGGAAAATGGGAAGCACTCAGATGtaaagaatattaaaaaaaactagtcggttttttttttcaaaaagtgcCTCACCAAGTATTAAAATagttataactgaccataatttttagatgggtggaccggtaagccagcggaaggcctcggtcagatgatcaaagctccaaaggcgggtcatcatctgacaaagacccatgtcaggaaacacctgtcctgtttcctgacaaacctgacctaacctaacctagtgtgTCTCACCTCAAGGGAAATTCTTAGATggcagtgaggggctcttgatacaaggaattggatCTATCTTCCCTTACCTTAaattgaacctgattacctcccatttgtCAAGTCCTGTATCGACCCCTACAAATTTAAGACTCCACCCACAAATGCAATAATGTTGCAGTATACCTTAATCACCATTGATCTTTATACATTCATTGATTCatagagctgtatgacccttgtaggtttagtgcttctctttgattataataataataatcattgattCATATTTCACTAATGGCATATGTACATGGGAATCCACAGCAGTAAAGTATATACAACCCATCATAACAATGAAATACTATTATAAGAATAATTTCTCACATAACACAAGAACACATTCCCATAGAAAACAATTAAACATAATCCATACTGTTTGTAAAACTGCAAAACATTTACACATACTGCTGTGAATCTACGTCTACATCACACTGAATATCAGTATTAACTTAGAATTAAAGCATAAGGTAATAAATTGAATATAACCAGTATTACAATACAAGACTTTGCACTGAATGATTATGTGGGTTGAGCACTgaacatgaattattattattacaatgcaAGAAACATAACTAGAATTTCTTTCAGAACCCATGTAGAGATACAGGCACATTAAAGGACTAATAACATGAAAATCTTACTTGATAATTCTAAAACTCTGAAAACACAGGATATGCATGCCAAGAGATGTGTCATCTCTCAGCATATACGGTATATCCTGAGGGGTTTATTTTATTCCCTATTTTTGGGatcaaagtattcttgactggtggtgaaaatgctaccatgcagccttaataaccttcatgtagataacaggctttaaaccccattaaccaaccatctgAATCAACAGCTAACTTAAAATGTCAGTGAACACTGCTTGAATATTCAGTAATGGCTGAGGCTGTGTGACCAGCAGCTGGTTGCTCAAATGTTAGCAGATTTTGAACTACATTACCAGATGTGCTGCATTCATATATTTTCAACTTGTTTATATGTGAGCAAATATACATTTTAATAGGTTTatataacctaatctaacctaacctaacctaacctataactTGGTCACTTAACAGACTGTTTAGTTTCTTGTTTCTGGATGAGTAGACATTTCTTGTTAATACCAGTTTATTCACTGGAAAGCACCAatctcacaagggtcatacagcacctcagAAACAGAAGGTGCATACAGTTAGGTTTGATTAAtggaagggtagctccagttcctaggATGAAgagcttattatttttttttttttttttttttttttggttatcatgTTTCTCATCATAAATTACTATGCAATATAGTTCTCCAAACGAGCATTTAGTACTTTACTACGTATTTTCATGCCTTATATTATTAAATCGTTACTAACTTTTTTATAgccgcagcaacagcctggttgatcagaccctgatccaccacgaggcttggtctcagaccgggcagcaggggcattgacccccgaaagtctctccaggtatactccatgtacgATTGGTATTACAGTagtattatacagtggaacctcggtgttcgtattccctagtttgtatgtaaaactgtagctcttctctataaaatgtattttttgttaatattgttgggtgtctggaatggattaattggatttacattatttcttttggGTAATATTGCTTCAATTTTTGTACAATTCAGGCTTTCGTCAGATTTTTTCAAATAGATTAatgacgaaaaccaaggttccactgtataaagtTTTTTCATTTTACTATGATATTTATTATTCTTGGATGCCCTGATGATATAATCATTCTCATAATTGTTATAATTTCAAGCATGTAAAAATCAGTAATTTTGATTGTGGTGGATTGAGATTGTTTTGTTGTGATTGTAGCAATATTGGACAGTTCTGTAACCAACTGACTTTGTCTGTTATTTCTGAATCGGTTGACCCGATGGACTTCGTTCCATATTTTGGAAGTCCGTTACATCAAAGTTCTGTAAACTAAGGGTTTACTGTACAATTCACAATTTTAACTACACCAGGTAGATTAAGTTAATAAAAAAGTGATAAGGGGAATACAATATTTTCCCACTTTGTACCCTGCTACTATGCAGGTGAATTTGTACCCACATGACTTCCTGGGTATGTATTTTATTACCATGCATTTCGcaatacagcttctcctcacttagcgacgtactcgtttaccgatgactcggacttacgacaggctctctgaccagtatgcatacctaaatactgtatatcagagctgatttcctctattctgtttattacaacatacagtaaactactgtttaaacatttaaaaatataccagaaatgttatgaatggtgcaaaggtaacattaaaacaatatgaaaAATGGTTGAcgtaaacccactaccattatagtatgctcctcacttagcgacgaattcgtgtaccgacgtggtcttaggaacacgactccattgttaagtgagaagaggctgtattgAGAAACCCTGTGTTACTTGTTTGCTCTGTGTTTGTTTGTAGAATAAGAATGCATCTAGTTTCGATGCTGTATCAAATGTATTCATGTTGCTATTTTCTTTCAACAGGCAAAGTTACATAATGGACAGTAAAACAAAAATTTATGATGCTCTTCCAAAAATTATCACAGAGCGTTCATCAGATTTAATTAATCTTCAAAGTGTGAAGGTGGATGCTGAGTCATCTAAACAGCAGTTGCGAGACCTTCTCGAAACTTATGTGCCAAAGTGTGACAAAGACGACGTCGACAATGAGGTGAATGTATGAGATGTAGTGTGCTGGTGCCTCTTTGAGGCCTGAGTGCAAGTCATATATACCCTTATAGATTTCTAAGATGTGCAAGGAGGTTATGATAATTTCATATCTCGTGACCTGGAAGTGATGGAGATTAACATTTCCAAGTTGAATGACTTgtttcatccaccaatctcctaGTGGAACAGGGAATGTGAGAAGCACTGCTAGATTGTGTGTATGGTCTGTCACTGCCTTAGGGACTATTATTGACTATGGCCAGTAAATTAATTTGCCATTAGGTGTTAGCCATCAAGAAAGGGTGTTCAGAAACTGGGCAGGTCATGGATCTGTTATGTGGAAGAAATGAACTACATCCCTTTCCTCCATTGGATTTGGAATAAAGTTTTAAAGATGTCAGGAATGTACTCCTTGAACCTGCTATCAAATGTCAACTTCATAATACATACATCAcagtaatatttatatatttatctttAAGTATATAATCTGTCTGTTCATTTACTGATATCTTGTTCTTTCAGAACTCCATAACAGAAAAGTATTTAGGCAGCCCTGTTTAGCCTGGCATTCTAGCCTGATTTTTATTCTAATATTTAAACAATTAATTTTTATACAATGTCGGTTGTCTCCACATgagtctaattcttcattttttCACTGTactatttaaattaaaaaaaaataatttgtattGATTAATATGAATATACCTAATATTCATGATATATTTTATGATATATTTTAGGTAAGAAAATACTTCTTGCTGACTGATAAGAAGGCAAGACGAAGACCTCATAAATCCCTTAGGAAAAAAAACATTCCAGGACGAGCACCACATCGAGGGAAAAAACGTTTGACAGGTCGTGAGAGGCGAGAATTGGGACTACATAAGGTTGACCGTTCGAATAAAACTTTCGAAATGTTTTTACCCATAAATGATATTTGGAAGAAATATGCTGAAGCCCTCCTTGGTATTACTCACTTTATGGAGAGTGGCTGGACAGGTGGTGACAGGGACACCAAAACAGAAGCAGTGCAAAACAGAGTTCGAAAAATTGACTATTTTGGTTGTTTCATGCGAGTTACCAAATCAAGGTGTTCAGAATACATAGGCATACAAGGAATTGTCATTAGGGAAACAAAGAATACATTTATGATGATCTGTCCCAATGATAAAGTGAAAATTATTCCCAAATTGCATAGTGAATTTAGTTTTGTTGTAGGTAAAGTTGGTTTTTCTGTCCTTGGTAATCACTTGCATCAGAGGTCAGCAGAAAGAGCAAAGCATAATTTCAAGAAGCTCAGTCTGTGGTtataattcattattattattattattattattattattattattattattattattattattttattattattattattatatttttattgaaATGACAAGTCCATATGGGTCAAAAAACTCTTGGAgattgggaggtaatcagattcgaTCTAGGGTAGGAGATGGTTAAGAAAAATTGCAATATCTTGTTTTGTTTTTAATCTTAAAGTGTATTATAGTATGTttaataataaaacaaaacaGGTGTTCATTAAAGATGAGAAATAAGGCATCCCATTatttctgtacagtagtaccccaagtttcgtacagttcccaactcaaacaattatgtaagtgtattattgtaaatgcttttgtaaatgtatttttgggAAGCTGAAATGGGctaatttaatttacattattccttatgggaacagattcgatcagtaacggcactcgaacagccttctggaacgaagtaTGTacaaaactcagggtaccactgtattttcatTATCTAAAATATCAATGGcagaattattattatcacaccggccgattcccaccaaggcagggtggcccgaaaaagaaaaactttcaccatcattcactccatcactgtcttgccagaagggtgctttacactacagtttttaaactgcaacattaacacccctccttcagagtgcaggcactgtacttcccatctccaggactcaagtccggcctgccggtttccctgaatcccttcataaatgttactttgctcacactccaacagcacgtcaagtattaaaaaccatttgtctccattcactcctatcaaacacgctcacgcatgcctgctggaagtccaagcccctcgcacacaaaacctcctttaccccctccctccaacccttcctaggccgacccctaccccgccttccttccactacagactgatacactcttgaagtcattctgtttcgctccattctctctacatgtccgaaccacctcaacaacccttcctcagccctctggacaacagttttggtaatcccgcacctcctcctaacttccaaactacgaattctctgcattatattcacaccacacattgccctcagacatgacatctccactgcctccagccttctcctcgctgcaacattcatcacccacgcttcacacccatataagagcgttggtaaaactatactctcatacattcccctctttgcctccaaggacaaagttctttgtctccacagactcctaagtgcaccactcactctttttccctcatcaattctatgattcacctcatctttcatagacccatccgctgacacgtccactcccaaatatctgaatacgttcacctcctccatactctctccctccaatctgatattcaatctttcatcacctaatctttttgttatcctcataaccttactctttcctgtattcacctttaattttcttcttttgcacaccctaccaaattcatccaccaatctctgcaacttctcttcagaatctcccaagagcacagtgtcatcggcaaagagcagctgtgacaactcccactttgtgtgtgattctttatcttttaactccacgcctcttgccaagaccctcgcatttacttctcttacaaccccatctataaatatattaaacaaccacggtgacatcacacatccttgtctaaggcctacttttactgggaaaaaatttccctctttcctacgtactctaacttgagcctcactatcctcgtaaaaactcttcactgctttcagtaacctacctcctacaccatacacttgcaacatctgccacattgcccccctatccaccctgtcatacgccttttccaaatccataaatgccacaaagacctctttagccttatctaaatactgttcacttatatgtttcactgtaaacacctggtccacacaccccctacctttcctaaagcctccttgttcatctgctatcctattctccgtcttactcttaattctttcaattataactctaccatacactttaccaggtacactcaacagacttatccccctataatttttgcactctcttttatcccctttgcctttatacaaaggaactatgcatgctctctgccaatccctaggtaccttaccctcttccatacatttattaaataattgcaccaaccactccaaaactatatccccacctgcttttaacatttctatctttatcccatcaatcccggctgccttaccccctttcattttacctactgcctcacg is from Cherax quadricarinatus isolate ZL_2023a chromosome 29, ASM3850222v1, whole genome shotgun sequence and encodes:
- the Pop4 gene encoding ribonuclease P protein subunit p29 isoform X1, with amino-acid sequence MKLSVALINPTNKQVLTVSGRINPNNNNNTLLHINKFIRTSAPAFVGQSYIMDSKTKIYDALPKIITERSSDLINLQSVKVDAESSKQQLRDLLETYVPKCDKDDVDNEVRKYFLLTDKKARRRPHKSLRKKNIPGRAPHRGKKRLTGRERRELGLHKVDRSNKTFEMFLPINDIWKKYAEALLGITHFMESGWTGGDRDTKTEAVQNRVRKIDYFGCFMRVTKSRCSEYIGIQGIVIRETKNTFMMICPNDKVKIIPKLHSEFSFVVGKVGFSVLGNHLHQRSAERAKHNFKKLSLWL
- the Pop4 gene encoding ribonuclease P protein subunit p29 isoform X2 is translated as MQSYIMDSKTKIYDALPKIITERSSDLINLQSVKVDAESSKQQLRDLLETYVPKCDKDDVDNEVRKYFLLTDKKARRRPHKSLRKKNIPGRAPHRGKKRLTGRERRELGLHKVDRSNKTFEMFLPINDIWKKYAEALLGITHFMESGWTGGDRDTKTEAVQNRVRKIDYFGCFMRVTKSRCSEYIGIQGIVIRETKNTFMMICPNDKVKIIPKLHSEFSFVVGKVGFSVLGNHLHQRSAERAKHNFKKLSLWL
- the Pop4 gene encoding ribonuclease P protein subunit p29 isoform X3 yields the protein MDSKTKIYDALPKIITERSSDLINLQSVKVDAESSKQQLRDLLETYVPKCDKDDVDNEVRKYFLLTDKKARRRPHKSLRKKNIPGRAPHRGKKRLTGRERRELGLHKVDRSNKTFEMFLPINDIWKKYAEALLGITHFMESGWTGGDRDTKTEAVQNRVRKIDYFGCFMRVTKSRCSEYIGIQGIVIRETKNTFMMICPNDKVKIIPKLHSEFSFVVGKVGFSVLGNHLHQRSAERAKHNFKKLSLWL